A part of Corynebacterium mustelae genomic DNA contains:
- the cas1e gene encoding type I-E CRISPR-associated endonuclease Cas1e yields the protein MAYSEEAIAFSTLPVSHQIRLEDRLSFLYLEHCKVRQDRTGVIALQGDDPSDPDSLFFGLPSRVRIQLPVAGLSVLMLGPGTSISQPAATSCARAGTSIMYCGGGGVPMYSLATPLTASARWAIAQARLVSNEAKQRKAATILYRKQLGIEDMPGTSIANMRGLEGRLMRDTYKRFAAKYKIRDFKRDTAATDPVNESLNLSNAILYGCAASACSAIGLNPALGIIHRGDARSLLFDLADLYKPSLTIPLAFKHANREDYLAAVRRDMRKSLVKDRILAEMLSVLMEILEPHLPARDDDRLIGGRNNEVTGHTQYG from the coding sequence ATGGCCTATTCTGAAGAAGCGATTGCATTTTCGACGTTACCTGTGAGCCACCAAATTCGGCTCGAAGACCGTTTATCCTTCCTTTATCTGGAGCACTGCAAGGTTCGACAAGATCGTACAGGTGTCATTGCTCTACAGGGCGATGATCCTTCTGATCCAGATAGTTTGTTTTTCGGATTGCCGAGTCGTGTGCGTATCCAGTTACCAGTTGCGGGGCTAAGTGTACTGATGCTTGGCCCCGGCACAAGCATCAGCCAACCCGCCGCAACATCTTGTGCGCGTGCAGGGACGTCAATTATGTATTGCGGTGGTGGAGGTGTGCCAATGTATAGCTTGGCGACGCCGCTGACAGCGTCAGCGCGCTGGGCTATAGCGCAGGCACGACTGGTGTCGAATGAAGCAAAACAACGTAAAGCCGCAACGATTTTGTACCGAAAGCAGTTGGGAATTGAGGATATGCCAGGTACTTCAATCGCAAATATGCGTGGTCTTGAAGGACGCTTAATGCGTGATACTTACAAGCGATTTGCAGCGAAGTACAAAATTCGGGATTTTAAGCGGGATACAGCAGCGACTGATCCAGTGAACGAATCTCTTAATTTAAGCAATGCCATTTTGTACGGCTGTGCTGCTTCTGCCTGCTCAGCTATCGGGCTCAACCCGGCGTTGGGAATTATTCATCGTGGGGATGCGCGCTCTTTACTTTTTGATCTAGCTGACCTGTACAAACCATCATTGACAATTCCACTCGCTTTCAAGCATGCCAACCGTGAAGATTATTTAGCCGCAGTAAGACGGGATATGCGTAAATCATTGGTCAAAGACCGCATTTTGGCTGAAATGCTATCTGTGTTGATGGAAATTCTCGAACCTCACTTACCAGCACGTGATGATGATCGCCTTATCGGTGGAAGAAATAATGAAGTCACTGGCCATACCCAGTACGGATAG